From Streptomyces sp. NBC_00370, a single genomic window includes:
- a CDS encoding phosphatidylserine decarboxylase, which yields MPHSQTSAPRGRVRLARGASPWLLPTVATAAIGLARARRSKGAAAFAVPVTVLAAGMLWFFRDPEREITQGRVISPADGVVQSIMPWKDGRTRVAIFMSPLNVHVNRAPLAGTVTSVEHIPGGFVPAFNKESENNERVVWHFDTELGDIEMVQIAGAVARRIVPYLPQGTKVEQGERIGLIRFGSRVDIYLPEGVDVAVEVGQATTAGVTRIDRH from the coding sequence ATGCCCCACAGCCAAACCTCTGCACCACGCGGCCGGGTCCGCCTCGCGCGCGGAGCATCGCCGTGGCTCCTCCCGACCGTCGCGACCGCAGCGATCGGCCTGGCCCGTGCCCGCCGCTCCAAGGGCGCCGCCGCATTCGCCGTGCCCGTCACCGTACTCGCGGCGGGCATGCTGTGGTTCTTCCGCGACCCGGAGCGTGAGATCACGCAGGGCCGCGTCATCTCCCCCGCCGACGGTGTGGTGCAGAGCATCATGCCGTGGAAGGACGGACGCACCCGCGTCGCCATCTTCATGAGCCCGCTGAATGTTCACGTCAACCGCGCTCCCCTCGCGGGCACGGTGACCTCCGTCGAGCACATTCCCGGCGGGTTCGTTCCGGCTTTCAACAAAGAGAGCGAGAACAACGAACGCGTCGTCTGGCACTTCGACACCGAGCTCGGTGACATCGAGATGGTGCAGATCGCCGGCGCCGTGGCCCGTCGCATCGTTCCTTATCTGCCGCAGGGCACCAAGGTGGAGCAGGGCGAGCGTATCGGCCTGATCCGGTTCGGCTCGCGCGTCGACATCTACCTTCCCGAAGGTGTGGATGTCGCTGTCGAGGTCGGTCAGGCCACGACCGCAGGGGTGACTCGAATTGACCGTCATTGA
- a CDS encoding MaoC family dehydratase, with protein sequence MQFGRTFEEFEVGAVYKHWPGKTVTEYDDHLFCLLTMNHHPLHMDANYAGSTTDFGKNVVVGNYVYSLLLGMSVPDVSGKAIANLEVESLKHIAPTFHGDTLYGESTVLAKTPSRSKADRGIVQVETRGYNQDGTVVCVFRRKVMVPTRAYVEERGGEQPGRPEPLDPPQKSREK encoded by the coding sequence ATGCAGTTCGGGCGCACATTTGAGGAGTTCGAGGTCGGCGCGGTCTACAAACACTGGCCGGGCAAGACGGTCACGGAGTACGACGACCATCTGTTCTGTCTGCTGACCATGAACCACCACCCGCTGCACATGGACGCCAACTACGCGGGCAGCACGACGGACTTCGGCAAGAACGTGGTCGTGGGCAACTACGTCTACTCGCTGCTGCTCGGCATGTCGGTGCCCGACGTCTCGGGCAAGGCCATCGCCAATCTGGAGGTCGAGTCGCTGAAGCACATCGCACCGACCTTCCACGGCGACACGCTCTACGGCGAGTCGACGGTCCTCGCGAAGACCCCGTCGCGGTCCAAGGCGGACCGGGGCATCGTCCAGGTCGAGACCCGGGGCTACAACCAGGACGGCACGGTGGTGTGTGTCTTCCGCCGCAAGGTGATGGTCCCCACCCGGGCCTATGTCGAGGAGCGCGGCGGCGAACAGCCGGGCCGCCCCGAACCGCTGGATCCGCCGCAGAAGTCACGGGAGAAGTGA
- a CDS encoding HpcH/HpaI aldolase/citrate lyase family protein, giving the protein MTSVNRLRPRRSCLAVPGSNPRFLEKAQGLPADQVFLDLEDACAPLAKEGARHTIVDALNKGDWTGKTRVVRVNDWTTQWTYRDVVTVVEGAGQNLDCLMLPKVQDAQQVVALDLLLTQIEKTMGFEVGRIGIEAQIENAKGLVNVDEIAAASPRLETIVFGPADFMASINMKTLVVGQQPPGYGADAYHYILMRILMAARTHDLQAIDGPFLQIRDVDAFREVAGRAAALGFDGKWVLHPGQIEAANEIFSPSQDDYDHAELILDAYEYSTSEAGGKKGSAMLGDEMIDEASRKMALVISGKGRAAGMRRTTSFEAPEV; this is encoded by the coding sequence ATGACGTCCGTGAACCGTCTCAGGCCCCGCCGCTCCTGCCTCGCGGTGCCGGGATCGAACCCGCGCTTCCTGGAGAAGGCCCAGGGGCTCCCGGCCGACCAGGTCTTCCTCGACCTGGAGGACGCCTGCGCGCCGCTCGCCAAGGAGGGCGCCCGGCACACCATCGTGGACGCGCTCAACAAGGGCGACTGGACGGGCAAGACACGGGTCGTACGGGTCAACGACTGGACGACGCAGTGGACTTACCGTGACGTCGTCACGGTGGTCGAGGGCGCGGGGCAGAACCTCGACTGCCTGATGCTGCCGAAGGTGCAGGACGCGCAGCAGGTCGTCGCGCTGGACCTGCTGCTGACGCAGATCGAGAAGACGATGGGCTTCGAGGTCGGCAGGATCGGCATCGAGGCGCAGATCGAGAACGCCAAGGGGCTGGTGAACGTCGACGAGATCGCCGCCGCCTCGCCGCGTCTTGAGACCATCGTCTTCGGCCCCGCCGACTTCATGGCGTCCATCAACATGAAGACCCTGGTGGTGGGCCAGCAGCCGCCCGGTTACGGCGCCGACGCGTACCACTACATCCTGATGCGCATCCTGATGGCGGCCCGCACCCATGACCTCCAGGCGATCGACGGCCCGTTCCTGCAGATCCGGGACGTGGACGCGTTCCGCGAGGTGGCGGGGCGCGCCGCCGCTCTCGGCTTCGACGGCAAGTGGGTGCTGCACCCCGGGCAGATCGAAGCGGCCAACGAGATCTTCTCCCCCTCGCAGGACGACTACGACCACGCCGAGCTGATCCTCGACGCGTACGAGTACTCCACGTCGGAGGCGGGCGGCAAGAAGGGCTCGGCGATGCTCGGCGACGAGATGATCGACGAGGCCAGCCGCAAGATGGCGCTGGTGATCTCCGGCAAGGGCCGCGCCGCCGGCATGCGGCGCACCACCTCCTTCGAAGCCCCGGAGGTGTGA
- the pssA gene encoding CDP-diacylglycerol--serine O-phosphatidyltransferase has protein sequence MTVIDPETQTGWVAEAQEEDEAEDIPLSLRLSIADTLTLGNATCGFMAVYFTTTGILIPHLTGSDESGMARHSAATAVILMLCAAIFDLFDGLVARRLRSSPMGAELDNLSDLISFGLAPAYFVLVYGMVADDAHQRVSALAAIVVLLAVVLRLARFSCVTLKDGMFQGMPSPFGALTVVSIVLLELPFVPTLLAIIGVAWLMVSRVEYPKPRGILAVAMLSWIVSAMALLAAWAFDAPGGQLLLQTGCALQVVTGAVIPLFATARRVNTFRDNRREARAEQ, from the coding sequence TTGACCGTCATTGATCCCGAGACTCAGACCGGCTGGGTCGCCGAGGCGCAGGAGGAGGACGAGGCGGAAGACATTCCGCTGTCCTTGCGGCTGTCGATAGCGGACACCCTCACACTCGGCAACGCCACCTGTGGCTTCATGGCGGTGTACTTCACCACCACCGGCATCCTCATCCCGCATCTCACGGGCAGTGACGAGAGCGGCATGGCGCGGCACTCCGCGGCCACCGCCGTGATCCTGATGCTGTGCGCGGCGATCTTCGACCTGTTCGACGGGCTCGTGGCGCGCCGGCTGCGCAGCTCGCCGATGGGCGCCGAGCTGGACAATCTCTCCGATCTGATCAGCTTCGGTCTCGCGCCGGCGTACTTCGTCCTCGTCTACGGCATGGTCGCCGACGACGCGCACCAGCGGGTGTCGGCGCTGGCGGCGATCGTGGTGCTGCTGGCCGTCGTGCTGAGGCTGGCCAGATTCTCCTGTGTGACGCTGAAGGACGGCATGTTCCAGGGCATGCCGAGCCCCTTCGGCGCGCTGACGGTCGTCTCGATCGTGCTGCTGGAGCTCCCCTTCGTGCCCACGCTGCTCGCCATCATCGGCGTGGCGTGGCTGATGGTGAGCCGGGTCGAGTACCCGAAGCCGCGCGGCATTCTCGCGGTGGCGATGCTCAGCTGGATCGTCTCGGCGATGGCACTGCTGGCGGCCTGGGCGTTCGACGCGCCCGGCGGGCAGCTGCTGCTGCAGACCGGCTGTGCGCTCCAGGTGGTGACGGGCGCGGTGATCCCGCTGTTCGCCACGGCACGGCGCGTGAACACGTTCCGTGACAACCGCCGTGAGGCGCGCGCGGAGCAGTAG
- a CDS encoding acyl-CoA dehydrogenase family protein, giving the protein MSRLAQTADLTDVQREILSTVRDFVDKEIIPVATELEHRDEYPQQIVEGLKELGLFGLMIPEEYGGLGESLLTYALCVEEIARGWMSVSGIINTHFIVAYMLKQHGTEEQKDTFLPRMAAGEVRGAFSMSEPGLGSDVSAITSKGVRDGDDFVLTGQKMWLTNGGTSTLVAVLCRSDEGHPEGTARHKSMTTFLVEKEPGFGEVRPGLTIPGKIDKMGYKGVDTTELIMDGLRIPANRVLGGTTGRGFYQMMDGVEVGRVNVAARGCGVAQRAFELGVSYAQQRHTFGKAIAEHQAIQFKLAEMATKVEAAHAMMVNAARKKDSGERNDLEAGMAKYLASEYCKEVVEDAFRIHGGYGFSKEYEIERLYREAPMLLIGEGTAEIQKMIIGRRLLEEYRFQG; this is encoded by the coding sequence ATGAGCCGACTCGCACAGACAGCGGACCTGACCGACGTACAGCGCGAGATCCTGTCGACGGTAAGGGACTTCGTCGACAAAGAGATCATCCCGGTCGCCACCGAACTCGAGCACCGCGACGAGTACCCGCAGCAGATCGTCGAAGGACTCAAGGAACTGGGCCTGTTCGGGCTGATGATTCCGGAGGAGTACGGCGGACTCGGTGAGTCCCTGCTCACCTACGCGCTGTGCGTGGAGGAGATCGCCCGCGGCTGGATGTCCGTCTCGGGCATCATCAACACCCATTTCATCGTGGCCTACATGCTCAAGCAGCACGGCACCGAGGAGCAGAAGGACACCTTCCTGCCCCGGATGGCGGCGGGCGAGGTGCGCGGCGCCTTCTCCATGTCGGAACCGGGGCTCGGCTCGGACGTGTCGGCCATCACGTCCAAGGGCGTCAGGGACGGCGACGACTTCGTACTCACGGGCCAAAAGATGTGGTTGACGAACGGTGGGACGTCCACACTCGTCGCCGTGCTGTGCCGGAGTGACGAAGGACATCCCGAAGGCACCGCGCGGCACAAGTCGATGACGACGTTCCTGGTGGAGAAGGAGCCCGGTTTCGGCGAGGTGCGTCCCGGGCTCACCATCCCGGGGAAGATCGACAAGATGGGGTACAAGGGCGTCGACACGACCGAGCTCATCATGGACGGACTTCGCATTCCGGCCAATCGGGTACTCGGCGGCACGACCGGCCGAGGGTTTTACCAAATGATGGACGGTGTCGAAGTCGGCCGTGTCAATGTCGCGGCGCGTGGCTGCGGCGTCGCACAACGCGCCTTTGAACTGGGCGTCTCATATGCCCAGCAGCGGCACACTTTCGGCAAGGCCATCGCCGAGCACCAGGCCATCCAGTTCAAGCTCGCCGAGATGGCTACCAAGGTCGAGGCGGCGCATGCGATGATGGTCAACGCGGCACGCAAAAAGGACTCCGGTGAACGAAACGACCTGGAGGCAGGGATGGCGAAGTACCTCGCCTCCGAGTACTGCAAGGAAGTCGTCGAGGACGCCTTCCGGATCCACGGCGGTTACGGCTTCTCGAAGGAGTACGAGATCGAGCGACTCTACCGGGAGGCGCCGATGCTGCTGATCGGCGAAGGTACCGCCGAGATCCAGAAAATGATCATTGGGCGCCGACTGTTGGAGGAGTACCGATTCCAGGGCTGA
- a CDS encoding ABC transporter substrate-binding protein, translating to MKPRPITTLRGGAALLAVLALTLTACSGKATDSDKEGADAGGVKTGQGVTDKTITLGVLTDLTGVYASLGKSVTQAQQLWAKQVNAAGGICGRDIKLTVRDHGYDPQKAVTAYNELAPNVLGFAQFIGSPFVAAVKQRIDGQDKGLVLPQAWSASLLGSEYVRVIGATYDIETINALDYLVSEKRIAKGDKVGHVYFEGDYGENALAGSKYEAEQAGLTIVEQKIKPTDNDMSAQVATLKRAGVKAIVISAGPAQTASLVGVAAASGFDVPVVGNNSTFAPQLLATQAGPALMKDYYMAASTLPIGSDEPAPAKLAKEYKAAYPKAELDNGVVAGYVAGTLYGDVLKKACDAKDLTRAGVGKALLSTSSYQGFGITHDFSDPAAPSTRQSVIMKPDDKVPGGLRVVRPAGTAKNAEAFQVTAGG from the coding sequence ATGAAGCCACGTCCCATCACCACGCTCAGAGGCGGCGCCGCGCTGCTGGCCGTCCTGGCGCTGACGCTCACGGCGTGCAGCGGCAAGGCGACCGACAGCGACAAGGAGGGGGCAGACGCCGGGGGAGTGAAGACCGGGCAGGGCGTCACCGACAAGACCATCACGCTCGGTGTCCTCACCGACCTGACGGGTGTCTACGCCTCGCTCGGCAAGAGCGTCACACAGGCCCAGCAGCTCTGGGCGAAGCAGGTCAACGCGGCGGGTGGCATCTGCGGCCGGGACATCAAGCTGACCGTGCGCGACCACGGCTACGACCCGCAGAAGGCCGTCACGGCCTACAACGAGCTGGCGCCGAACGTGCTGGGCTTCGCCCAGTTCATCGGCTCGCCGTTCGTCGCGGCGGTCAAGCAGCGCATCGACGGCCAGGACAAGGGGCTCGTCCTGCCGCAGGCCTGGTCGGCGAGTCTGCTGGGCAGCGAGTACGTACGGGTGATCGGCGCGACGTACGACATCGAGACCATCAACGCCCTCGACTACCTGGTCAGCGAGAAGCGCATCGCCAAGGGCGACAAGGTCGGGCATGTCTACTTCGAGGGCGACTACGGCGAGAACGCGCTCGCCGGGTCGAAGTACGAGGCCGAGCAGGCCGGGCTCACCATCGTCGAGCAGAAGATCAAACCGACGGACAACGACATGTCGGCCCAGGTCGCGACCTTGAAGAGGGCCGGCGTCAAGGCCATCGTGATCAGCGCGGGCCCGGCGCAGACCGCTTCGCTGGTGGGCGTCGCGGCGGCGAGCGGCTTCGACGTCCCCGTCGTCGGCAACAACTCGACGTTCGCGCCGCAGCTGCTCGCCACCCAGGCGGGCCCCGCGCTGATGAAGGACTACTACATGGCGGCCTCGACGCTGCCGATCGGCTCGGACGAGCCCGCGCCCGCCAAGCTCGCCAAGGAGTACAAGGCGGCCTATCCGAAGGCGGAGCTGGACAACGGGGTGGTGGCCGGTTACGTCGCCGGGACGCTCTACGGCGATGTGCTGAAGAAGGCGTGCGACGCCAAGGACCTGACCCGGGCGGGGGTCGGCAAGGCGTTGCTGTCCACGTCCTCGTACCAGGGCTTCGGTATCACGCACGACTTCTCGGACCCGGCGGCCCCGTCCACCCGGCAGTCCGTGATCATGAAGCCGGACGACAAGGTGCCGGGCGGGCTGCGGGTGGTACGGCCCGCGGGGACAGCCAAGAACGCCGAGGCGTTCCAGGTCACGGCCGGCGGCTGA